One part of the Pecten maximus chromosome 1, xPecMax1.1, whole genome shotgun sequence genome encodes these proteins:
- the LOC117330108 gene encoding histidine-rich protein PFHRP-II-like: MQSTYQHSDTSIHDIYDDPNYNIFEEGNFSFSETQSNVGSVIHHASLVIHHVSLVIHHASLVIHHASLVIHHASSVIHHASSVIHHASSVIHHASLVIHHASPVIHHVSLVIHHASSVIHHASLVIHHASSVIHHASSVIHHASPVIHHVSSVIHHANSVIHHASPVIHHASPVIHHASSVIHHAGLVIHHASLVIHHASSVIHHASSVIHHANVVIHHASPVIHHASTVIHHASSVIHHASTVIHHASPVIHHASSVIHHASSVIHHASPVIHHASTVIHHASPVIHHTSTFIHDVSTFIHDASSVIHSGE, encoded by the coding sequence ATGCAGTCCACTTATCAACACTCAGATACATCGATACATGATATTTACGATGATCCAAACTACAATATTTTTGAGGAAGGAAATTTCAGTTTCTCGGAAACTCAATCCAATGTCGGCTCAGTCATCCACCATGCCAGCTTAGTCATCCACCATGTCAGCTTAGTCATCCACCATGCCAGCTTAGTCATCCACCATGCCAGCCTAGTCATCCACCATGCCAGCTCAGTCATCCACCATGCCAGCTCAGTCATCCACCATGCCAGCTCAGTCATCCACCATGCCAGCTTAGTCATCCACCATGCCAGCCCAGTCATCCACCATGTCAGCTTAGTCATCCACCATGCCAGCTCAGTAATCCACCATGCCAGCTTAGTCATCCACCATGCCAGCTCAGTCATCCACCATGCCAGCTCAGTCATCCACCATGCCAGCCCAGTCATCCACCATGTCAGCTCAGTAATCCACCATGCCAACTCAGTCATCCACCATGCCAGCCCAGTCATCCACCATGCCAGCCCAGTCATCCACCATGCCAGCTCAGTAATCCACCATGCCGGCTTAGTCATCCACCATGCCAGCTTAGTCATCCACCATGCCAGCTCAGTCATCCACCATGCCAGCTCAGTCATCCACCATGCCAACGTAGTCATACACCATGCCAGCCCAGTCATCCACCATGCCAGCACAGTCATCCACCATGCCAGCTCAGTCATCCACCATGCCAGCACAGTCATCCACCATGCCAGCCCAGTCATCCACCATGCCAGCTCAGTCATCCACCATGCCAGCTCAGTAATCCACCATGCCAGCCCAGTCATCCACCATGCCAGCACAGTCATCCACCATGCCAGCCCAGTCATCCACCATACCAGCACATTCATCCACGATGTCAGCACATTCATCCACGATGCCAGCTCAGTCATCCACTCCGGTGAATAG